The window ATTCTCAGAACAAACACAAGTGTACTGATAATTGTGTGCATATTGAATTATTGATTGATTGACTCTGGTGGTGCTATGCTTTCATGATCAATTGACCCTGGCTTGGTTGTAACAGAGAAGGAGTGGATTCAAccagggaaggaggaggacgggAGGCCGGACACGACGCGCCGATAGGGAGGATAGTGTGCGGAGGACCGTCTATGTCTCTGACATTGATCAGCAAGTGAGCAATCTAAAGAGAGTGGTGTATTTGAAGTGTGTTGTTTTTGTATATTTTGCTGTCTGATCATCTTTTTGTTTCCTCTCTAGGTGACTGAACAGAAGCTTGCCGAAGTGTTTTCTAACTGTGGACAAGTAAGTTATGATATTCTTGAGGAGACATGTTACTTTATGTTACTCCCTTGATAATGTGATTTCTTATGCTCGTAATGGTGTGCCTTCCATTTTCATGTGAAACATAACGGATAAAATTGTTATCTGCCCTCTTGGTTTCAGATTTTATGGTTTGCTTGGCACGGTCTTTAAAATAAGTTACTTGACTGCAAACTGATAAATAGCTGCCTTTACCGATTGGCATTCCTGTGGCAAAGTATAAGCTTGTGCTACAATTGAATTCCTCTGCACCATCTGTTTTGAGACGTGAATTGATGCAACCACGAAGATAACTGTTATTTTGAATTATGTGTTTTGTCTCTGTAGTATTTTTGGAAGGTGAAATTAAAACATTTGATGATTCAGTAGTAATTACTTTTTAGTTTGGAGTCCCTGGTTAGCACCTTCTTTTAGAGTGCAAAGATGAATGTCGAATTTCAACATATAGAGGTTCCCTGTTTGTATAACTAAATGGAGGCATAGCAGAGTGCTGACACATCATATTTACAATGTTCGCATGTGAAAGGTTAATCTGCTGTTTGTCAATGGTTATTTATCTTTATGACTACAAAAATGATACATGTATTACTGCAAGAATGTTATAACACCAACTGAATCGGAGTCATCTATGACTATATGACTAAAAGAACAAGTCTTTCAAAACAAATTCATATCTTTTTTGGACTATAATGTATGTTACTTTTTTATCTGTTAATGATATCAGGTAAACACCTTTCTGTCTATGGATCCAATTGACTATTGGATGGATAACTTACACTCATATTTCTTTACCTGTAGGTGGTAGATTGCCGTATCTGTGGTGATCCACACTCAGTCTTGCGTTTTGCTTTCATTGAATTTGCTGATGATGGTAACACCTTCACAACTATTGTTTATTTTGTGTATAGATAAACAGCAATCATAAAGTTATCCTTTCTTGTGTGCAGCCGGTGCAAGGGCCGCACTAACACTAGGAGGAACCATGCTTGGTTACTACCCTGTTAGAGTTTTGCCTTCCAAAACAGCTATTCTGCCTGTGAATCCTAAATTTCTTCCTCGGGTATGATAATTATTGGATCACATAGTTCAAGTCTACCTGTAGAGCTTACTACCGGCATTTCCTTTTACACATCAACAACATGTAATGCTCTTTTCTGTACAGACGGAAGATGAAAAAGAGATGGTCTCAAGGACTGTATATTGTACTAACATAGATAAGAAGGTACGTGAGTTTATATGCATGTCATTTTGATAATCCTTAAGGACCCTTAACATGTTAGATCTTGAAATTTAGAGTATAGTGTTACATTGTGCTGTGCTGTACCTGTTCAACAGAATTTTGATCTTGGTCGTTTGTGTTTAATCCAATGAACATTCTAAATGATATATGCGGTTCAATAAATCCTACTTAAGCAACATCATCTGCTTAAATATTCTAAAATGAGCTGAGGCTGATATACATGTTTCTAACATGTTGATTCTTGATATTTTCTCTGCTGAAATTCTGCACTAGTTTTAATGACTATTATTTCGCGCCGTTGTTAACACATGAACATTGCAAGCAATGGACCCATGATTTAATGCATAACTTTTACTCCCACATTGAATTGAGGTCTTGTTTGTTATGGAATAATATAGTATGTACTTCTGTACTATTTTAGATGCCGTTATTCTTTACTCATCTGTCCTTTCCCCTAAAGTCTTTATGTGTGCCCAGTGAATATATTGATTTTGAAGTGATACCAAGTGTCTTCAAGACAGATACTTAAGTATGTAGATATTCAGAAAAGGGTagtgtgatattttttttttctttcagtgcCTAATTGCCAGATTTCATGATAATATGGGGTCTCAGGCTCATCACATTgttttttagattatttttttcaaaaaagaactaatcatatgattttcttttccctGTGGTACAGTAATATTGACCTGCGACTGAGTTTGTGTATGTTCTATTCTCCAAGAGTCAAGCTGCTTAACATAATTGTCTTCCTAACTGTGCAGGTTACAGAAGAAGATGTAAAGATTTTCTTTCAGCAGCTTTGTGGGAAGGTGTGCCACATAAGTACATAAAACTTGCTTTTCTCTTTCCTTTAGACCTTCTGCTGAAACTAACAGTACCTTGCACTGTTCTGTCAGGTTTCTCGGCTGAGGCTCCTTGGTGATTATGTGCACTCGACGTGCATTGCATTTGTTGAGTTTGCTCAAGTAAGTAGAGCAAGGTTTCTCAGTGCTATAATTTTGTAGTACTATACTCATAAAGTGCATTCCAACCCATGACTTGGTAATTGTTCAGTGTGTTTGAAACGCCGATTCGAATGTTATTGTTTTGCAGGCAGAAAGCGCCATTCTAGCCCTGAACTATAGTGGAATGGTTCTTGGCACACTTCCTATCAGGTAAAGAGTAAATCCAATGTTTTGAAGTTGATGCAGGAGCATCATGAAGAATCATTATTTGCTTAGCCCCATCCATTCTCCATTGTTGCAGGGTGAGCCCTTCCAAGACACCCGTGCGTCCGCGGTCGCCTCGCGTGATGTCAAACTGAGTCCGGGTTGTTCCTGAAGCTTGAGGCTGTCACCAATGGCAGGCAGAGCTTGAAACTCTAGTCATGGCGTTTAGAAATGCTGTCGCTTCGCGGAATCGGTAACTGCCGTTTCTGAGAGTATCATCTCATCATCTCTTAGGTCCAAGTAGAAGGCCGACCTGCTGATGTTCGTCTGTTCAGAGACCCATCTGTAGGTTGGGAGAGGCTACATTTTCGTTTCTTTTGTTCAGTATGCTATGTTCAGTATCCTATAACAGCCTTTGCAGGCAATTCCGACAATAATATCTACGTATTTTCTGTCTCATTCACACTGttcatgtgaatatgtgatagTTGAAATTCCATATCTGACGGTGAACTTAGGGTTTTATTTTTCATTACTagtgaaattgaaatgattAATGTGAAAATTCCTCAAAAAATTTATGGGCCCTTTCCTTTGGATCGAAAGAAATTCAAGGGAATTTTAAGGATGATaacccttgattttttttcttaaatgcGATGTTTGGAACAAAGAATTTTAGCAAGTCAAATTCCCTATCCTATGCATCGAGAATTTTACCGTGACCTCAAGCTCCATTTTATTTTTCGTTTGAGGAATCCAATGCGTCTTTtaatctctttctctctcttaattCCATCAAATTTCTATGGTTATATTCCTATAAACTACCCAAACGCAATGCCCCAAAATTCTTGTGTTTTGAACTCTAGCTGGGTTTGCGCATGTTTGATATTCTAATCCTGTGTTTTTCGTATTGTTCAAATCTTGCGTTCCAAACGTGCCCTTGATCGTTATTTTTGTCTTCAAGTTCTCGTTTTGTGCTTGACGTGTTCTTGCTGACCTAGCTGCTTATGTCAAAATGGATATGATATGTGGAGCACAATTTTGCTTTTACGAGCCACCTACCTGTATAAAACTTGTAAGttcaccaaaaagaaaaaaaatcggaaATATGATGCTGTCATTGCTACGCGTGCGAGTATCGTGCGTGATTTGTACGCTTGATCGGTCGTCATCGTCGAAAACGGGACATGGTGACCGCTACTAGTCGGGTCCACGTGCCAAGTTCTCCAGATGACAAAAATGTTTCTGGTTTTTGTTCCTGACGCGCGTGCACAGATCGACGTCGACATGCGACAGATCTTTTAAGGGGATATGGACGTATAttcgaagtattaaatatagtctaataacaaaataaattacataatcCGTTTGTAAACTgtaagatgaatttattaagcctaattaatttatcatcagcaaatgtttactgtagcatcgcATTGTCAAAAcatggagtaattaggcttaaaatattcgtctcgcaaattagtcgcaatgcgattagttattttttaacttatatttaatacttcatgcgaTTAGTTTAATGTGACAGTGTAAAAAATTTTAAGGTGAGATTTAAACAGGGGCTAaaagttttctttttcaaatctgaaaacgAAATGACTCAATAGGTAAACAGTGTTTTGAACAGTAAAGATACGATTTTGCTAGATCTTTCTCAACAGATTTTCACCCCCAATATTTGTCGTTTTTCTATCCGTAGGATTTGCGCCATGATTCGTGCATTTCCCTGTGTGGATGAGACCGTGTGGCCTGTGAGCAGATGGCCTGGGAGTCAATGTGGGCCAACCCATGTTAAATTTTGGATTCCGCGCTATTATGTCCGTAACCGTTGGTTGTTTCCTCGCTCTCTTTCTTTATTCTCGCTCTTTCTCtacatctctttctcctctttcttttctcttctcgtTTTCTCCgtcgagagagagagctcgccggcgagagAGAGCACGAGCAGCTCCccagcgggagagagagagcgcgcgcgcTCGCTAGGGGAGACAACTCGAGAGAGAGTGTTTTTTGAGTTTCTTCCCTGATTTGCTGGCATCATTAGCTTGTGTTTTGGTTTTTTCAATGTCAATAGGGCTAGGTTTAGAAGATTCGGGTCAATACATGACGATTTTTTTTGCTCCCAACATATGGATCTGATTCAGAATCACTTGTTTTAGTTTTGGAATCCGTTTAGGTTTTGGATTCCCTAAGTTTTTAGTTATAGTTTGATTCAGTTCAGTCTAGGGTGTTTTGTTACTAGTCCATTGTTTGCAAACGACCAGATTCGATGGtgttctatgtttttttttctaatccacGAGGGTTTTTGTATTTTTGGTTTGATTTTTCTTTAGGGGTGTTCATGTTGGGGGTTGGATTCAGGGGTATTTGATGGAGTTAAAGGTTTAATTCGAGGTGGATTTAGGGGTTTTTTCTAATCACCCAGATAGTTGATCATTTTTTGGATCCCTGCATGAATTTTCTTCAGGGAGGGGGTCAGATTCATGAGTTGATTATTTTTGCTTTGATTTATGTGTGATTTGAATATAGTAGGGAAGCATCATTGCAACTTTATCTGAATGTTGCATTTCACTTTCAGTGATTAGTTGACTGATCTGTTAAACTCCTTGCATGAGTCTGAATTTTTCTGCATGTGAAGCATTTCGTTTCAGAGATGATTTATCTGTCAACTCCCTGCATATATCTGAATTCTTATGCATCTGAAGAATTTTGTTTTACATATGCATGCTAACTGAACCCCAAGTATGTTTTGTGTTACCTTCTGCAGCATATGAATCATTTCGTTTCAGAGATGTACGGTTTGATTTCCCAGTATGCTGAGTTGCTTGGTTAAATTAAACCCAAACCCCTACATGCGTTCTGCTTTCTTCAGATTGTATTCTACAGTACTATTTGGTTTATAAAATTCCTGTACATGTTCTGAACTTTTCAGTGCTGATCTAAATGAGTTAGCAGCAAGCCAATACCTGAACTTGGTCCCTGTTGCTTTGAGAAATTATGGGCTATTGGTTGCATCtgctctttcttctcttctgaaCTTTTGTTCATTGTCAATCGCTCGTAAATCGTAAATCTGTTTGAATTGGCGCTATTTCTGAACTTGGGAACATAATTGGCACTATTTCTGAATTGGGAACAGGGGATAGCACGCTCGTAAATCTATTTGAATTGTCAGTATTTTTTGAATCTTGGAGCAGGCATGAGCTTTCAGTCGACATGAGCTTTTTAAAATCTCATACTTCAGCaaactgaaaaataatttggaGGGTTTCAGTCTAATGTTGATCTAATGCATTTCAATGGTAGCAAAACCAAGGTCACTTGGGTGCCTGGAGGTATTCACATGCCTGAAATatctgtatgattttttttcttctttattcTGAATGACCCATCGTCCCATCCCAATATTGTTCCCATGTTAATTATGTGTGGAGCTTGTTAGTCAGTTAACTCATTTGCTGTGAAATTTAATCGGGAGGCTCAACAACAACACCCTGGCTGGTCCATTCCCTTCTGGTCCATTCCCTTCTGCATCAGCTAACTTGTCACATCTTGTTGTCGAGTGATTTTAATATATGTGCACAGAAGTTTGAGATATGTGCAAATTATGtacaaaatttaatatatgggCAAATTTGTACACAACTGGAGATATGACCGTTTGGACCACaatgctctgttttttttatccTAGGCTCTAATCTAATTGTTGTGCTTTGTTAAACACCACTGTCTGAAGATGATTTTCACTTGAGGAAAATCTTCAGTCCATTGTGACAAAGTGACTCCTTTTCTGAagaaattctttattttttgaagaaattcaagCATGCTTGCAGTTTTAGCCCAGTTACAGTCTATATGTATTGTAGTTACATATGTAACTTTTGTTATTTCTCACTGTAACTAACTATAGATATATAGTCCTTGAAAATTTATCAACGCTACAATCTCTAATTTGTTGTATATAATTTTATGCTAGATTATATTGTCTGCCAAGATCATTTTATGGTGCATAATGCTAGGTGAGCATGATAACTGACCTTTCAATGTTTTCTTGCTTCTTATTTCTCTGGACAAAATTTTGTCACTTTCATATCTCTCCGATTGCATATCCCCTGATTTTTCAGACTGTAACCCATCAGACCCTGCATGTTTATATTATTTGTAACATAATTTAGAACTTGTTATAATAGGGGAAAATATTTAATGCTGCTGCATGAgtactgaattttttttgaagaaattcaagCATGAAAGCTGTTATAGCCTAGTTACAGTTCAGATGTAATGTAGTTACATATGTAACTTTTCTTATTTCTCACTGTAACTGACTATAGATAGATAGGTCTTTAGATTTTTCAAAGCCGCCATCTCTAATATATGTGCTAGATTAAATTGTCTGTCAAGGTCAAATATGGACCATAATGCTAGGTTATCATGATTATGACCTTTAGTTGTCTTCTTGCTTCTTTTTTCATCAGACGAAATTAATGTTATCTCTTTCAGATCTCTCTGATTATGTATCCACTGTTACTTGAGATCGAATTGTAACAGAACCTGCATAGATAGGTTATTTGTAATATAATTTAGATAATGTATATTAGACaaaatttttttgaagaaattcaagCATGATTGTAGTTACATCCCAGTTACAGTCAATATGTACTGTAGTTACATATGTAACTTCTGTTACTTCTCACTGTAACTGGAGATAGatagtttttcaaaaaaaaaaatcatgctttcATGTATACAAAATTGTGCTAGATTTTATGACTGACAAGATCAAATTTGGTGCATAATGCTATCTGTCCATTGTTCTGACCTTCAAGTGTCTTCTTGCTTATTAATTTTTCTGAGAAAATTTTGTCACTTTGACATCTATTTGACTCTGTATTCACTGTTGCTTGAGCTTCTAATCTATCAGGCGTTGCATGTTTCAATCATTTGTAGTACAATTTAGAACAAGTCATAATAGTAAAAAAATGTTAATGCTGTTGCATGAGTACtgaattttttgaagaaattcaagCATGATTGCAGTTAAAGCCCAGTTACAGTCAATATGTACTGtagttacatatgtaatttctgTTATTTCTCACTGTAACTGGATATAGATATATAGTTCTTTAAAAATTTATCATGCTACTATCTCTAATTTGTTGTATATAAATTTTTGCTAGATGACATTTTCTGACAAGATAAAAAATGGTCCATAATGCTAGGTGAGAATGATTCTCACCTTTAACTGTCTTCTTGCTTCTCATTTCTTCAGACACAATTTTGCTTCTCATTTCATATCCATCTGATTGTGTATCTCCTGATTTTTGAGATTGCAATATACCTGACCCTACATGATTAGGTTATTTGTAATATAATTTAGAACATTTTGTCataggcaaaaaaaaagttagtgcatgagtactgaatttttttaaaaaaaaatcaaaggatgATTCCAGTTATAACCCAGTTACTGTTCAAATGTACTGTAGTTACATCTGTAACTTTTGTTATTTCTCACTGTAACTGACCGTAGATAAATAGTTCTTTATATATTTGTAACATAATTTAGAGCTTGTTATACTAGGGGAAAGTGTTTTAATGTTGCTGCATGAATActgaatttttaaagaaatttaagAATGATTCCATTTACAACCCAGTTACAGTTAGATGTACAGTAGTTACATCTGTAACTTTTGTTATTTCTCACTGTAACTGACTATAGATAGATAGCTCTTTATATATTTGTAACATAATTTAGAGTTTGTTATAATTGGGGAAATGTTTTAATGTCGCAGTATAAGTACTGaattttttaagaaatttaAGAATGATTCCATTTACAGCCCAGTTACAGTTTAGATGTACTGTAGTTATATATGTAACTTTTGTTATTTGTAACTGTAACTGACTATGGATTGATAGTTTTTGTTACGAGTTTTTCTGAAAAAGTTACATACTTTTAACTACTTGATCTAAAGAAATTTCCTATTCCAAGCACTTTTCTCCAAAAGAAATTCACTATTCCAAGTGCTTTTCTCCAATATTTTTACAGAACTGAGttgttttttgtttgatttaaaAGATGACTGGCAGAATATGGTGAAGTCAATGGGGAAAGGTAAAGGTGGATTTTGTGCTAGGTAATTTGTTACCTGGAAGATTATGTCTTGTTGATTTCAACTTCTTGACCTCAATGTTCTTGGTAAGaatttgcttcttcttctttttctcgttCTCCTCACTGTCTATGGCGTGCTCGATTTGTTTTGCTCGATCTAGGGGATTTGTGCGAACTGGTGTGGTCTCCCTgtgttattttgtttttttctaaccTTTATTGGATGTGAAGTTGATCATTATGGGCCATGATGTATTTGCAGTTATGGCCTGTATAATTTTTTGTATTGTTCTATGGGCTAGAATTCGAGcccatgtagttttgtgatctGATTAgtcagagaaaaaaatatgtagcatTTTTTGTGTCCTCTGGATCTTAATCTAACGGTAGGAAAAAATCTGGGTGATTTTGACCCAAGGATTTGTCGACAAAGACATAGCTAGTTCCGTAAAGATAATGTGCCTATTATTATATTGACGAATGGGCGAATAATGGGCTTAGAGACAAACAAAATCAGCCCACCATATATTAATAGCATGTTcttttcaggctttcagctaCTTTACCAGAATATTACCACGGATTATTCACTCTACGccactaaaaaatatttttttttcctaaaaaatatACTTCTACTGCATAATGTAGATCTCTTACttcttaattttatttcttcaatTATTTAACTTACCCCTATACTTTTAAGTAGATAAAATCTACGACAATAATCCAGTAAATGATAGTATGTTTCAAACTAGGCCACACCATTTGGAACACCTAAAACTCAAAACTAAGGGAAAATAACAAAACAATATGTTTCAATGTCCGGGTACGACATCTCTACTATCTTAAAAGGGGAGCCATCCTCCTCTTCCCTGCTTGCGCACAACgcgctcaaaaaaaaaaaaaaagaactcctgGTTTTCCCTCCCCACTGCACTCACACAGAAAGTAAAACTCGGGCCTGTTTAGAGGAGCTTTTAACAGCTGCAACTTCTCGTAAAATCTCCAGttgctagaagctcccccaaacagtccagctttttatccagattctgagaatctgCAGTTGTAGAATctggaaaataaactagaagccagaagctgggttTTCTAGCTTCTTCAGATTCTCATCAGCTAGCTTCTcagcagctgcttctcagaatcttcggtggtgtttggatccaggaacttaactttagtctctgtatttagacactaatttagagtattaaatatagactacttacaatactaattgcataaatgaaagctaatttgtgagataattttttaaacctaattaatctataattagagaatgtttattgtagcatcacataggctaatcatggattaattaggctcaatagattcgtctcgcgaattagtccaaaattatggatgggttttattaatagtcttcgtttaatatttataattagtgtctaaatatccgatgtgatagggacttaaaagttttagtcccatctaaatagggtcttaagctcccccaaacaggttCCCTCACTGCTTAGGCATGCATCACGTACTCTCGCATAAAAAAGAAAACTCCAAATAAAAAGTAGTTAGTTAAGAAATATtttctccgtccaaaaaaaatctaacctaGGGCTCCTCCtgtttacggagggagtacagtcaACCTATTCACAGTGTTATAGGCCCGTTGCAATCTTTAGGTTAGATACATAACCAGTCTAATTATAGTGGTATATGGGACTATTCCAATGCAGAGGCATATATTACTAGTAGAATAACATAGGGTTGTAAGATGTAAATGGAAGAATCCAAATGGTTTatcatttcataggaattttaaaggaaagTTAGTATCCTATAaaattcatatgtttttttttctataaaccaAAGAAAGTGTACAGCATTTCTGAATGGCTAGAATTATGGGCTTCCCAGCGAGGAAGTTAATGGGCTCAAAGTATTTCTGTCCTGTCCAGGACGGATGGAAATGGGCCCAAATGTCCATCAAGCCCGAAGAATGGATCTAAAGTATGGATGGCAGGCCGAGCAGAAGACACATCAAGAAATGGGTAGTTCAGTTCATAGATGACGAAGTAAAATATCTACAAATAGCacatactccatctgtcccgtaaaaaaatcaatctccgattttagattggttttttaatgTAACAGCGGAAGTATAAAGTTATGCACTCAAAtgagattttaaaaaaagaaacaaatgttACGAGAAGCATTTCTTTTGACCATCTAGAATGATATTAGAAGTGTCATGGATACTCTTCAGTTTCGTAATCTGAATTACTGGAAGTGCATTCAGTGACTTAAAAAAGGACTTAACAATTTTTTAAGGAGCAACACTACTAGTCAAACCCAgtagttaatattttttttataaatgaaaaGATCAAAAGATATTTACATATGGAGAAACTCTATAGTCTATATTGTGTTTATTTGGAATGGTTGGGATCTTCTCCTTAGCGCACGTAAAATGGAGCAAGTCATTAATGTGtgactaattaattattagttaaaaaaactttaatttttttcaaaaaaaaacatactattTAGCAGTTTAGTAAACGTATGCGTAGAAAACGAAAGAGGAAAATTTAAGAAAGGGGAGAAATGAATACACCCTAAAACCATTTGTTTCTGCTCATCCTAAAGTATGCAAGAGAACCTTCATTTTAACAGTGGGCAATCTTTGCTGAAAGGTAAGGCATTTCGCTGCTTTCATATGTGCCAACAGGACCAGTAGAATCTCTAGAAAGCCCTTTCTTAATACGCAAGGACTATCATTTGATAGAAAGACAGAGATGTGCTCCATGTAATAAATCTGCTATAAGCACATTGAAAGAAGAGGTGTGTTCCGGTTTCCCTCACCTGAGATGTGCTCCATGTAATACTTCTGCTATAAGCACATGTCAAGTCTGCATCTTGCGGTGCACAATGCTTTTAGTCTGTCGTTTAAAGATGCAAACACAGCCGCTGTCACCACTGATGCAAATTCGAAGCGTTCAGAATCAAGCTTCGTAGAATGATTGGtccatattttattttggatCGGGCTGCAAAAGCCAAATAAGTCCCCCCTTGACATTTACATCAAGTACACAACCAAAAGAAAACGTGCGAGCAAAAAAAAGTCTCCAGAATTCACTAGCATCGGCGAACGTACTAGTTAAACATATTCACCATCTCATCATGGAAGGAGTTATtgatgattgattgattgcaCCTGCTGGAAGCATTCTTGTGGACAATCTAGCCTGTGTTCTGCATGCCGGCAGCAATGCCCTTCATCGTCAGGATGAGGGTGTCCTCCAGGCCAGGTGCGTACTCGCTCGCAGCGTTCAGTTGGACCAGCTCGGCAGGCTGGTTGCTGTCGACGAACTCCTTCGACAAGGCCGGCTGCGACATCACCTCGAAGCTAGGGTCCCTTATCCGCTTCAGGGTGTAGGCTTGGCAAACGTTCAAGGTAGTGATGTACGACTCACGCAGCCGCAGACGCTGCTTCAGGTAAGGATCCCCTTCCAGAATATCCTTGTGACCGGCAACCTGCAGATGATTTCAATGTGTCAAGGGCACTAACTTCTCAGATCTCAGTTGTCGCAACTTAGACTGCGAAAAGATTCAGTGATGATATGATGTGCACTCTTATTTAAAACATGGAGTTTGTTTTTATGATTCAGAATGCCTAGGTGTAGTTCCAGATTTGTCTTCAGTATAATTTTCAAACATAAATCTTTTGATGATTTCTTCAGGATCATATCATCCACATCAAACAGGATCATATATATCTcaaggaaaaactctaaaaGAACCACTGGTGTGGGTTAAAGCCAATATCTGGTGATAAAAAGAAAGGTGCAGCTTAAATGCAAGCAAACTTAATATCTAAGTATAGCCCATTCTTATTCTAGAGTAGTTTACCTGAAGGAGTAGCTGTTTTGTCTCTTCAAAGTTGTTTCTCAGCTGCTCTCCAAAGGATTGCAGATCACCTGCCACAAGCAATTTGTCATATAAAGCAGCAATTCCTGGATCTCCCTTGGCGAAAACCATCTCAAGCAAGTCCAAGGTGACCCTGAAGAATGGCCACTCATTGTACATTTCTTTCAGTGTATGGATGTTCCTGATATCCTTCTGCATTATATGTTTGAACGCTCCACCAAATCCAAGCCATACAGGAAGATGAAACCTAGTTTGTGTCCAAGCAAAAATCCAAGGAATTGCACGGAGCGATTCAATGCCACCACTAGGCTTTCTCTTTGATGGTCGGCTACCAATGTTCATCCTGCCATATTCTGTCTCAGGTGTTGCCTGGAACAGCAGATGGACACACACATGTCAGAATTTCATGTTCACCACCAACATCTAGCTCAGATAAGAGATAACATAAAGCACGAAGTGACTGACAACAGAGAACCAAAATATGTATGCAATCCCTTCTATATGGTAGTTCTTAGTCGATTAACACAGGCAAGAGAATGTGAAGGTGCACCTATTGATGGAGAAGGAGCATGAAGGTGCACCTATTGATGGAGAAGGAGCATATCTCTACATTAGTATTTGATCCCTTGTCATAGTTAAGTAAAATTGCAAAAAACTGTGGACATGAAGCTTAGAAAAATTATCATGGCCTACACACATTTGTCATGCAACTTCGCATCAGACCACACGCTCTATGCAAACTGCAAAGAACTCATGAGTATATCTAATTAGCTTAGAGAATGGTCTTGTCAAGAAGCCTTGAAATTAAGCATAAATTTACGCCTATCGGAACTGCAGCAGATTTTATGGGAAAGAATTCAGAATAGAGGTGAACTTACCGATCGGAAGTATTCAACAAACCGTGGCTCCTTGAAGACGATTGATCGATATTCCTTTGTTGCCACAACAGCCATCTCATCCATTAGAGCACGCCATTCTGGT of the Oryza sativa Japonica Group chromosome 2, ASM3414082v1 genome contains:
- the LOC4328858 gene encoding polyadenylate-binding protein-interacting protein 8, giving the protein MVAIEAAAAAAAAERGPIRAVAEAEAEAEAKVVDVEGKEEEEEAAKVEEEEEEEREYKSDMRKLEELMSKLNPRAQEFVPSSRRAPPAAAAQAAGGLSADAPVFVSAAEYFGGAGAGAGQLQVGGGGGRDSSSDGSSNGGGQPQNRRRRSGFNQGRRRTGGRTRRADREDSVRRTVYVSDIDQQVTEQKLAEVFSNCGQVVDCRICGDPHSVLRFAFIEFADDAGARAALTLGGTMLGYYPVRVLPSKTAILPVNPKFLPRTEDEKEMVSRTVYCTNIDKKVTEEDVKIFFQQLCGKVSRLRLLGDYVHSTCIAFVEFAQAESAILALNYSGMVLGTLPIRVSPSKTPVRPRSPRVMSN